TTTATCACCCTTACCTCGGGCCGCACCGGCAAACACCATCACCAGAATGGCACCGATGGCGGCGACCACTGTCACAGCCTTGGCAAGAAACAGCCCATATTCGTATAAAAATTCCAAATTCCGCTCCAAAGCATCCCAACACCCGGCAACCTGGCCTGGCGAGCATAAAAGTGCGGCTATTCTAACAATTCAGCCGCTAAAACCAATAAAAAACCGGCCCAGAGGCCGGTTTAACTGTGACTTACCTAAGATCAGTCGCAGGCTTTAAGCACACTGGCATCGTTCACCAGAATGGTGGCTGTGCCTGCAGCTGCCGACTTGGCAAAACCTGCTACCTGCCACTGCATCTCTGCAGTCGACGCAGCCGCCTTGCCATCGGTGGCACCGTTCTCGCTTGGATCCACGATAGAGCTGTGATGCCCCTTGATAAAGCGCACTGCACCGCCGCCCTGAGCCGTGGTGTCACGACACTCCAGCCCCAGGTTTGCAATCAGTGGCTCGGTTCCCGACAGCGGGAAGCCTTCCACACTGTTTGGCAGTACCTGATCAGGCAGGTTACCGTTACCGTCACCCACCACCTCAATCAGATGAACAGGCAAACCCGTTGCCTTCAGCATGCCAGCATGGTTAACCGGGTCAATGGAGTCCACACCGGTCTGGATGGCAAACGCGAAAGTAGGGATAAAGCCGGCATAAACCTGCTGTACCAGCGCCGCGTATTCAGGGCTACCGGGCTCATAACCTGCCGTGTTGGCCGCATCCACCATGGCCTGGAACTCAGAAGTACCGGTAATGGTATTAAAGAGCACAGGGCCAAAGGTCGCGGAGCCCGCGAAGGCGCCAGCCAAGCCACCGGAAGGCGCAACCAGTGAAGCCGCAGTGATGGCATAGGGATTGGGCAACTGAGTACCTGTGCCTGGGTCAACCAAACCGGTTGAAGCGTAGGTCGCAAAGTTGGTGTTTACAATGCCACCGAGGCTCAGGCCCTGGGAAGACACCTTGGACACATCGAATACCTGAGGCTGGTTGTTGGCGGCCAAATATTGCGCCATGCCTGTAAGTGCCAAACGCACGCCCAGATGGTCGGCCACGGCCTGACGGAAGTTATCCCGCACCGACAGTGAACTTGCGATATTTACAAACACCAGCGGTGAACCATTTTTGAACGCGTCAGGTTTACCAACCACAGGACCAAATGACGGATCGGTCGCTGAAACTTCATAGATACCATCTTTGTTGGCATCAAATGAACGCTCACCATGAAGCGGCATATCGATGGCGACAGTGGCCACACCGGCTGCGGCATAGGTACCCGCATAGGCGAGCGCCATTTCTTTACCACCGCCCAGACCATGCATGGCAATATTTACCGGCCAGCCATTGGCAGGTGGCACAAAGGCCTGCCCCTGAGCTTCGGTAAAGGCCTTCAGCTTGGCGGCGTTGGGCAGAGTCATCAGCACAGAGACACTTTCGTATGTCTTGGGCGCTGGAATAGGGTTGAATTTGGTGACGTGGCGGGTTTTATCCGCTGGGGTACCATCATCAAGCTTAAACTGCTTTCCAGCCAGCAGCGCCGGGTTTGCCAGCGCGGCAGCAGGGTCTTCAATACCCTGCGCCATCGCCTGGGCACCAAAGTTTTGTTGGCTCAGGGTGCCTGCCTGCAGCGCAAGCAGCACAGACACTGGGCTGTCACCCAGCGCAGTCCAGCGGCCGTTAATCTTGGGCGCCATGTCAGCGGTCAAACAGCCGTTGGCGGAACAATCGCTATAAACCGGCAGCTTGATTTTGGCAACATATACATCGGCCAAATCAGACAGTACGTAGGGCAGACCCATTTCCGGGCTCATACCGGCCATTTGCGCCACTGTCATCCCGGTTGGGGTTGGAAACATATCGAACGATGGCTTGAACGCATCGTTGCTCGCCATCAGCAGTTTCAGGGTTTCATAAGCAGGATTAACCGATTGGGTGGTAAAGAGGCTCGAGTAGGTGATGCTGGCCTTATCGACACCTTTGGACTCGAGGGCATTTTCATAGCTGTTAACCAACGCCTGCAAGCCGCGCTGTGCTTCGGTGCCCAGCGGATGGGTGGTGATATCCATCTTTACCGAGCCGTAGGTCGACGAAGTGGCGACCGGACGGTTTTCAGAGTCTTCAATCAGAGTCGTGGTGGCGTAAATGTACGACTGACCGGCTTTCAGTGGCTTTAAGGGCACGATGACAATCTTGTTGCCCACTGCCTGACTGATAAAGTCGACACCGAATTGCAGCTCATCGCCAATCTTACAGGCTGATACCGAAGGCGCCGCTTTACATTCTGCATCCGAGGAGAGCGCGCCGCCCACAGTGGCTTCAAAAACACGCACGGCGCCGGGCTGGAATACAGAGGCTGCGTTTAGTGACAGCAGGTTACCGCTGTGATCTCTGGATGGGGCAAAATCAATGCTGATGGGCTGCGTGGTGGACCAGCCATCAAGCGCGCCGATGGCGTACTGAGGGTTGGTATAATCACCGCCTTCTTCGCCGGGAATGGCCAGGGTACCATCGAGGGTGCCACTGAACAGCAGATCGCTCGGCAGCGGTACCTTGCCAGCGGTTGGATCAAACACCAGGTGGGACTCGGGGATCAGCGGCTCGATATTATCCCTGAGCTCATTGACACTATCCTCACCACCACAGCCGCTGAGGCCCAGAGCCGAGGCGATTGCTACTCCCAAAATGAGTCTTTTCATCTTTTTTCCCCAAATCTTGTTGTAATAATTTTGTTTTCCCCAAGAAATTGGTCACAATAGCCCGTATTGCGATGCCAACCGGACTTATTAAATGTCCGTAACTCGTTTCAACTTAACGCAAAAATATTGAGTTCGCTACAATTTTGTCACACTGCGCAATGAAGTGAACGCCCAATAAACAGTCAATTGTTTTAAACAGCTGTATGACTCATAAAATCCCTCAGTAAAGACGGGAAGTTGCGCCAAGAGGAAGTTTAAATCCATGTTGGAATATAAAGTTGCCCCCGATGCTCTGAAAGGCAAAACGATTCTGGTTACCGGTGCCGGTGACGGTATCGGCCGCGCTGCGGCACTGGCTTACGCCGCCCACGGCGCCACTGTGATCCTGCTGGGCCGCACTGTGAAGAAACTCGAAGCCGTTTACGATGAAATTGAAGCGGCAGGCCAGCCTACTCCGGCCATTGTGCCTTTGGATATGAAAGGCGCTACAGAGCAAAACTACCGCGACATGGCAGATACCATCGAAGAGCAATTTGGCCATCTCGACGGCGTGCTGCACAATGCCAGTGTACTGGGCGTGCTGGGTCCGTTTGAACACATAGATTTGGCTTCACTCGAAGAAGTCATGAAGGTCAACGTTACCGCTCAGGCGATCATGACCAAAAGCCTGCTCAAGGTGCTGCGCAAGGCGCCTGCCGCCTCGGTTATTTTTACCTCCAGCGGTGTTGGCCGTACTGGCCGGGCCTACTGGGGCCCTTATGCCTTTTCCAAATTTGCCACCGAAGGCATGATGCAGGTGCTCGCCCACGAATGTGATGGCACCAATGTGCGGGCCAATTCAATTAACCCCGGTGCTACCCGTACCAAGATGCGCGCCAACGCTTATCCGGGTGAAGATCCGCAAACCCTGAAAACGGCCGAAGAGCTGATGCCGCTGTATGTCTATCTGATGGCAGACGACAGCAAAGACCAGAATGGTCAGGCCTTCAGCGCACAATAAGCTCTATTCACAAGGCCCGCTGCAGCGGGCTTTTTTATATTTACTCTCAGCCAAATACAATAAAGAGCAAAGACTATGACAGCTCCCTACCCTATTGGCACGCCCGGTTCGCCCTGGAATGATGCCGACAAGCAAGCCTGGTTTAAAGTCCAAACAGTAAAACGCAGCTATCAGGATGAAGTGCTGTCTCGCGTGCTGCCACTGAGTGCCGATTTTGAATTGGTTAACTACGGCGCACTTTCTATCGATGCCGGACGTTTCCCGCTGTATGCCCTGAAAAACCAATGGCAGCCAGGCCTGCCGCTGGCGCTGGTTACGGGCGGTGTTCACGGGTATGAAACCAGCGGCGTACAGGGCGCGCTGGACTTTCTCCATCAGGATGCCAAAGACTATA
This portion of the Shewanella amazonensis SB2B genome encodes:
- a CDS encoding VolA/Pla-1 family phospholipase gives rise to the protein MKRLILGVAIASALGLSGCGGEDSVNELRDNIEPLIPESHLVFDPTAGKVPLPSDLLFSGTLDGTLAIPGEEGGDYTNPQYAIGALDGWSTTQPISIDFAPSRDHSGNLLSLNAASVFQPGAVRVFEATVGGALSSDAECKAAPSVSACKIGDELQFGVDFISQAVGNKIVIVPLKPLKAGQSYIYATTTLIEDSENRPVATSSTYGSVKMDITTHPLGTEAQRGLQALVNSYENALESKGVDKASITYSSLFTTQSVNPAYETLKLLMASNDAFKPSFDMFPTPTGMTVAQMAGMSPEMGLPYVLSDLADVYVAKIKLPVYSDCSANGCLTADMAPKINGRWTALGDSPVSVLLALQAGTLSQQNFGAQAMAQGIEDPAAALANPALLAGKQFKLDDGTPADKTRHVTKFNPIPAPKTYESVSVLMTLPNAAKLKAFTEAQGQAFVPPANGWPVNIAMHGLGGGKEMALAYAGTYAAAGVATVAIDMPLHGERSFDANKDGIYEVSATDPSFGPVVGKPDAFKNGSPLVFVNIASSLSVRDNFRQAVADHLGVRLALTGMAQYLAANNQPQVFDVSKVSSQGLSLGGIVNTNFATYASTGLVDPGTGTQLPNPYAITAASLVAPSGGLAGAFAGSATFGPVLFNTITGTSEFQAMVDAANTAGYEPGSPEYAALVQQVYAGFIPTFAFAIQTGVDSIDPVNHAGMLKATGLPVHLIEVVGDGNGNLPDQVLPNSVEGFPLSGTEPLIANLGLECRDTTAQGGGAVRFIKGHHSSIVDPSENGATDGKAAASTAEMQWQVAGFAKSAAAGTATILVNDASVLKACD
- a CDS encoding YciK family oxidoreductase encodes the protein MLEYKVAPDALKGKTILVTGAGDGIGRAAALAYAAHGATVILLGRTVKKLEAVYDEIEAAGQPTPAIVPLDMKGATEQNYRDMADTIEEQFGHLDGVLHNASVLGVLGPFEHIDLASLEEVMKVNVTAQAIMTKSLLKVLRKAPAASVIFTSSGVGRTGRAYWGPYAFSKFATEGMMQVLAHECDGTNVRANSINPGATRTKMRANAYPGEDPQTLKTAEELMPLYVYLMADDSKDQNGQAFSAQ